One genomic segment of Hemibagrus wyckioides isolate EC202008001 linkage group LG08, SWU_Hwy_1.0, whole genome shotgun sequence includes these proteins:
- the setd7 gene encoding histone-lysine N-methyltransferase SETD7 isoform X1, translating into MDSDDDNVEEVVEGPLDDDELPHGFCTVTYSSSDRFEGHFVHGEKNGKGKFFFFDGSTLEGFYVDDALQGQGVYTYEDGGVLHGTYMDGELNGPAQEFDPEGRLIFKGQYRDNMRCGICWIYYPDRGCVVGEVNEDGEMTGKAVAYVYPDGHTALYGSFVDGELIEARLAMLTDQENGRPHFTVQPDSPVYSYDKSTSSCIASHKTLLDPYESQRVYVGQSLISGAGEGLFAKIDADADTIMAFYNGVRITHSEVCSCMIVDARDWSMNGNTISLDEETVIDVPEPFNHTENYCASLGHKANHSFTPNCKYDPFVHPRFGPIKCIRTIRAVQKDEELTVAYGYDHEPSGKSGPEAPDWYKQELREFQEREAETRAKDS; encoded by the exons ATGGACAGCGACGACGACAATGTGGAGGAGGTTGTAGAAG GCCCACTAGACGACGACGAGCTCCCCCATGGCTTCTGTACCGTCACCTACTCTTCCAGTGACCGCTTCGAAGGCCATTTTGTCCACGGAGAAAAGAACGGAAAGGGCAAATTCTTCTTTTTCGACGGCAG CACTCTAGAGGGCTTCTATGTGGACGATGCACTTCAGGGACAGGGTGTGTACACTTACGAGGACGGCGGAGTGCTGCACGGCACCTACATGGACGGAGAACTCAACGGCCCTGCGCAGGAGTTTGACCCGGAAGGACGTCTGATCTTCAAAGGCCAGTACAGGGACAACATGCGCTGTGGCATCTGCTGGATTTACTACCCG GACCGAGGCTGCGTGGTGGGCGAAGTCAACGAGGATGGCGAGATGACGGGCAAAGCAGTGGCTTACGTTTACCCCGACGGACACACGGCTCTGTACGGGAGCTTCGTGGACGGGGAGCTGATTGAGGCCCGACTGGCCATGCTGACGGATCAGGAGAACGGCAGACCTCACTTCACCGTTCAGCCCGACA GTCCTGTTTACTCCTATGACAAATCCACTTCCTCCTGTATCGCTTCTCACAAAACACTGCTCGACCCCTATGAGAGTCAACG tgtgtatgtgggacAGTCGCTGATCTCTGGAGCAGGAGAAGGCCTGTTCGCTAAAATCGACGCAGATGCCGACACAATCATGGCCTTTTACAATGGAGTGCGCATCACACACTCGGAGGTGTGTTCCTGTATGATT GTGGACGCCCGTGATTGGTCCATGAATGGGAACACCATTTCGTTGGATGAGGAGACCGTGATTGATGTTCCTGAGCCCTTTAACCATACAGAGAATTACTGTGCATCACTTGGGCACAAAGccaatcactcattcaccccCAACTGCAAATACGACCC GTTTGTTCACCCTCGCTTCGGGCCGATAAAGTGCATCCGAACAATCCGAGCGGTTCAGAAAGACGAGGAGCTCACAGTCGCTTACGGTTACGACCATGAACCTTCTGGGAAATCAGGTCCAGAGGCTCCTGACTGGTACAAACAAGAGCTGCGCGAGTTTCAGGAACGAGAAGCTGAAACAAGAGCTAAGGACTCTTAA
- the zgc:113425 gene encoding uncharacterized protein zgc:113425 produces the protein MERYRYFILNQKVVVVWGILQVACAGLCVVCGFIDAVFRMSTTLSETRAPLWAGLMMAVPGVLALFASQRKNPTLVTVMIVSSVVSHVATVIVFVYAGVTLSYGEEDDELFHPHHITEVKFVLSRMVKAANSTMVLAGVGSLLFSSLIAYVGCRSLPFCGCYDSVTGMEMLVPQNDSSASGDLVCSWHGGDERVFNSPMSFMECCPEQEQELSALPPYSRLA, from the exons ATGGAGCGCTACAGGTACTTCATCCTGAACcagaaggtggtggtggtgtggggcATTCTGCAGGTGGCCTGCGCCGGACTGTGCGTCGTCTGTGGGTTTATCGATGCGGTTTTCCGCATGAGCACAACCCTCAGTGAAACCAGAGCTCCTCTGTGGGCAGGACTG ATGATGGCTGTACCTGGGGTACTCGCACTTTTTGCCTCGCAAAGGAAAAACCCCACGCTG GTTACCGTCATGATTGTGTCATCTGTCGTCTCTCACGTCGCCACCGTGATAGTGTTCGTTTACGCCGGCGTGACGCTCAGCTACGGAGAGGAAGACGACGAACTTTTCCACCCCCATCACATCACTGAAGTG AAGTTTGTCCTGAGCCGCATGGTGAAAGCGGCGAACAGCACCATGGTGTTAGCCGGAGTCGGCTCGctcctcttctcctccctcATCGCGTACGTGGGGTGTCGCAGTCTGCCCTTCTGTGGCTGCTATGATTCAGTCACAGGCAtg gaGATGCTGGTTCCTCAGAATGACTCAAGTGCTTCAGGTGATCTGGTCTGTTCATGGCAtg gaggAGACGAGCGAGTGTTTAACTCTCCCATGTCGTTCATGGAGTGCTGTcctgaacaggaacaggaactcTCTGCACTTCCTCCATACAGCAGACTCGCGTAG
- the setd7 gene encoding histone-lysine N-methyltransferase SETD7 isoform X2: MDSDDDNVEEVVEGPLDDDELPHGFCTVTYSSSDRFEGHFVHGEKNGKGKFFFFDGSTLEGFYVDDALQGQGVYTYEDGGVLHGTYMDGELNGPAQEFDPEGRLIFKGQYRDNMRCGICWIYYPDRGCVVGEVNEDGEMTGKAVAYVYPDGHTALYGSFVDGELIEARLAMLTDQENGRPHFTVQPDSPVYSYDKSTSSCIASHKTLLDPYESQRVYVGQSLISGAGEGLFAKIDADADTIMAFYNGVRITHSEVDARDWSMNGNTISLDEETVIDVPEPFNHTENYCASLGHKANHSFTPNCKYDPFVHPRFGPIKCIRTIRAVQKDEELTVAYGYDHEPSGKSGPEAPDWYKQELREFQEREAETRAKDS, encoded by the exons ATGGACAGCGACGACGACAATGTGGAGGAGGTTGTAGAAG GCCCACTAGACGACGACGAGCTCCCCCATGGCTTCTGTACCGTCACCTACTCTTCCAGTGACCGCTTCGAAGGCCATTTTGTCCACGGAGAAAAGAACGGAAAGGGCAAATTCTTCTTTTTCGACGGCAG CACTCTAGAGGGCTTCTATGTGGACGATGCACTTCAGGGACAGGGTGTGTACACTTACGAGGACGGCGGAGTGCTGCACGGCACCTACATGGACGGAGAACTCAACGGCCCTGCGCAGGAGTTTGACCCGGAAGGACGTCTGATCTTCAAAGGCCAGTACAGGGACAACATGCGCTGTGGCATCTGCTGGATTTACTACCCG GACCGAGGCTGCGTGGTGGGCGAAGTCAACGAGGATGGCGAGATGACGGGCAAAGCAGTGGCTTACGTTTACCCCGACGGACACACGGCTCTGTACGGGAGCTTCGTGGACGGGGAGCTGATTGAGGCCCGACTGGCCATGCTGACGGATCAGGAGAACGGCAGACCTCACTTCACCGTTCAGCCCGACA GTCCTGTTTACTCCTATGACAAATCCACTTCCTCCTGTATCGCTTCTCACAAAACACTGCTCGACCCCTATGAGAGTCAACG tgtgtatgtgggacAGTCGCTGATCTCTGGAGCAGGAGAAGGCCTGTTCGCTAAAATCGACGCAGATGCCGACACAATCATGGCCTTTTACAATGGAGTGCGCATCACACACTCGGAG GTGGACGCCCGTGATTGGTCCATGAATGGGAACACCATTTCGTTGGATGAGGAGACCGTGATTGATGTTCCTGAGCCCTTTAACCATACAGAGAATTACTGTGCATCACTTGGGCACAAAGccaatcactcattcaccccCAACTGCAAATACGACCC GTTTGTTCACCCTCGCTTCGGGCCGATAAAGTGCATCCGAACAATCCGAGCGGTTCAGAAAGACGAGGAGCTCACAGTCGCTTACGGTTACGACCATGAACCTTCTGGGAAATCAGGTCCAGAGGCTCCTGACTGGTACAAACAAGAGCTGCGCGAGTTTCAGGAACGAGAAGCTGAAACAAGAGCTAAGGACTCTTAA